A single region of the Drosophila takahashii strain IR98-3 E-12201 chromosome 2R, DtakHiC1v2, whole genome shotgun sequence genome encodes:
- the LOC108069667 gene encoding testis-expressed protein 9 encodes MAELLSREKELFKINQELNLLTLSSAAEAMYPRDAKGSPASTAVVPRYATFQKHKGPSSLLRKKGVTTTPTKPLPPPPGRATTSPQPETSLLTKSKPADWKQTKSAAAPTSPTTRTVSKFSTFTRDVSSKTATFVKYRNPNFSESPSLDELLRSDAEEASRKQEVVEVEVTQKRESTTVVNGQVKKQVTKDNFIKFLKAKVAILEEDHAHHAGELTRQKEQLELALEAQRKSENQRDQAISSNNHLSEQLMRVERQCEDASRRQKERQQDFTIQQRELEQLRRDAKVSRQTTMNLENRLSRAQEDADTARLEVKQLREEQRDQLEVHRKELKQRDSRIRALKRQRGDLLNAYKKQLYMIDNLKRQTSCLEQSAAIGFGEKEFNKVLEWNAKT; translated from the exons ATGGCCGAACTTCTGTCCCGCGAAAAGGAACTCTTCAAGATAAATCAGGAGCTCAATCTCCTGACCCTCAGTTCCGCCGCCGAAGCCATGTACCCAAGGGATGCCAAGGGATCACCCGCATCCACGGCGGTGGTGCCGCGATATGCCACCTTCCAGAAGCACAAAGGTCCGAGCAGCCTGCTCCGGAAGAAGGGGGTGACCACGACGCCCACGAAGCCTCTTCCTCCTCCACCTGGTAGAGCAACCACTTCGCCACAGCCCGAGACGAGTCTGCTGACCAAGTCCAAGCCGGCCGACTGGAAGCAAACCAAATCCGCAGCCGCACCCACCTCTCCGACCACCCGCACTGTATCCAAGTTCAGCACCTTCACGCGGGATGTGAGCAGCAAGACGGCCACGTTTGTCAAGTACCGGAATCCCAACTTCAGCGAGAGTCCCTCGCTGGACGAGCTGCTGCGCAGCGACGCCGAGGAGGCATCCCGGAAGCAGGAAGTCGTCGAGGTGGAGGTCACCCAGAAGCGGGAGAGCACCACCGTCGTCAATGGGCAGGTGAAGAAGCAGGTCACCAAGGACAACTTTATCAA ATTTCTGAAGGCCAAGGTGGCCATCCTGGAGGAGGACCACGCCCACCATGCCGGCGAGTTGACCCGCCAGAAGGAGCAGCTTGAGCTAGCCCTCGAGGCACAGCGCAAGTCGGAGAACCAGCGCGACCAGGCCATCAGTTCCAACAATCACCTCTCCGAGCAGCTGATGCGCGTCGAGCGGCAGTGCGAGGATGCCAGCCGGCGGCAGAAGGAGCGGCAGCAGGACTTTACCATCCAGCAGCGGGAACTGGAGCAGCTGAGGCGCGATGCCAAGGTCTCGAGGCAGACGACCATGAACCTGGAGAACCGGCTGTCCCGCGCCCAGGAAGATGCGGACACGGCTCGCCTGGAGGTCAAGCAGCTACGCGAGGAGCAGCGCGACCAGCTGGAGGTGCATCGCAAGGAACTCAAGCAGCGGGACAGCCGGATCCGGGCACTGAAGCGCCAGCGGGGCGACCTGCTAAACGCCTACAAGAAACAGCTCTACATGATCGACAACCTGAAGCGGCAGACCAGCTGCCTGGAGCAGTCGGCGGCCATAGGATTCGGCGAGAAAGAGTTCAACAAGGTGCTCGAGTGGAATGCCAAGACGTAG
- the Start1 gene encoding steroidogenic acute regulatory protein-like — MSRMDPNDVRSTAQLILSNARQGNSAYNMQYDMSRSHSINLITEEFLAGYMSDGRMSVVRRFFCLFVTFDLVFVSLLWLICIVINGDNIFTAFHKQIVEYTIYKSLFDVVAIAICRFVVLIFFYAILYINHWSIIALSTSGSCLFLISKVFVFDWLDSKQQVFEVILIITSFILAWGEAWFLDCRVIPQERHAQHYFRTMTSNDRTPMDQPAILIEHERPPQSVTDFYSPLDTAHHSDEEEEEDEEYNQMGLDCLRKAYEIIESSDWKVEKVNQKGDTIHSTQREKIGKIYKLTARIKYPAKALMEDLFYRIEDCPKWNPALLESKIVRKINSYTDITYQVSVGGGGGMVKSRDFVNLRSCRLFYNGKICDDDEAAQLSSDDGGSSLNRSCEGSVSTISDGDSHTPLLPSSVSSCKATFPSSTKAAAAPTPFDTLGNSLGAKSLGPIVNFEEEPSPLEQDEFEDAKDKLDGEADTMTKPNPPSVGKTKDKVWVTSAISVQYAGVPPSSKYTRGQNIVSGFAFREIVGKSDSCIVEWVLCLDLKGYIPRYVLDAALTSSMTEYITNLRKHVNELRHRGRGRVPRTH, encoded by the exons ATGTCTCGAATGGATCCAAATGATGTCCGTAGTACCGCCCAGCTCATCCTGTCCAATGCTCGGCAGGGAAACAGCGCCTACAACATGCAGTACGATATGT CCCGATCACATTCCATCAACCTGATTACGGAGGAGTTCCTAGCCGGCTACATGTCCGATGGCAGGATGTCCGTGGTGCGGCGATTCTTCTGCCTCTTCGTCACTTTCGACTTGGTCTTCGTTTCCCTTCTGTGGCTCATTTGCATTGTG ATCAACGGCGACAATATATTCACTGCCTTCCACAAACAGATCGTGGAGTACACCATCTACAAGTCGCTCTTCGATGTGGTGGCCATTGCCATCTGCCGATTCGTGGTGCTCATCTTCTTCTACGCCATATTGTACATCAATCACTGGTCCATCATAGCG CTCTCTACAAGTGGGTCTTGTTTGTTCCTGATTTCCAAGGTGTTTGTGTTCGAT tggCTGGACTCCAAGCAACAAGTATTCGAAGTCATCCTTATAATAACCTCGTTCATACTCGCTTGGGGAGAAGCCTGGTTCCTGGATTGCAGGGTGATTCCCCAAGAACGTCATGCGCAACACTATTTCCGAA CGATGACCTCCAATGATCGCACCCCCATGGATCAGCCGGCGATTTTGATAGAGCACGAAAGGCCTCCGCAAAGTGTTACTGATTTCTACTCACCCCTGGACACAGCTCACCACtccgatgaggaggaggaggag GATGAGGAGTACAACCAAATGGGCTTGGATTGCCTGCGAAAGGCCTATGAGATCATCGAGTCCAGCGATTGGAAGGTGGAGAAGGTCAACCAAAAGGGCGACACCATACACAGCACTCAGCGGGAAAAGATTGGAAAGATTTACAAGTTGACG GCTCGTATAAAGTATCCTGCAAAGGCGCTGATGGAAGATCTATTCTATCGCATTGAAGACTGTCCCAAGTGGAATCCCGCTCTTCTAGAATCAAAAATAGTGCGA AAAATCAACTCCTACACCGATATTACCTACCAGGTATCTgttggcggcggaggaggcatGGTGAAAAGCCGAGACTTCGTGAACCTGCGCTCCTGCCGTCTCTTCTACAACGGCAAGATttgcgacgacgacgaggcgGCTCAGCTGAGCAGTGATGATGGCGGCAGCAGCCTGAATCGCTCCTGCGAGGGCAGTGTTAGCACCATTTCGGACGGGGACTCGCACACCCCACTGCTGCCCAGCAGCGTGTCCAGCTGCAAGGCCACGTTTCCCAGTTCAACcaaggcagcagcagccccgACTCCCTTCGATACGCTGGGCAACAGCTTGGGCGCCAAGAGCTTGGGTCCCATTGTGAACTTTGAGGAGGAGCCGTCGCCACTGGAGCAGGACGAGTTCGAGGACGCCAAGGACAAGCTGGATGGCGAAGCAGATACCATGACAAAACCAAATCCACCCAGCGTGGGCAAGACCAAGGACAAGGTGTGGGTTACCTCGGCGATAAGTGTGCAATATGCTGGCGTTCCACCCTCGTCCAAGTACACAAGGGGTCAGAACATCGTCAGCGGGTTTGCCTTTCGCGAAATCGTTGGCAAGTCGGACAGCTGCATCGTGGAATGGGTGCTCTGCCTGGACCTAAAGGGCTACATACCTCGCTATGTCCTGGATGCA GCCCTCACCTCCTCCATGACGGAATACATAACCAATCTGCGCAAGCATGTCAACGAACTGAGGCATCGGGGACGTGGCCGAGTGCCCAGGACCCACTAG
- the SIFa gene encoding neuropeptide SIFamide: MALRFTLTLLLVTILVTAILLGSSEAAYRKPPFNGSIFGKRSSLDYDSAKMSAVCEVAMEACPMWFPQNDSK, encoded by the exons ATGGCTCTGCGATTCACGCTCACTCTGCTCCTGGTCACGATCCTCGTCACAGCCATTCTGCTGGGCTCCAGCGAGGCTGCCTACAGGAAGCCTCCGTTCAACGGCAGCATCTTCGGCAAGCGCAGCAGCCTGG ACTACGACAGCGCCAAGATGAGCGCCGTTTGCGAGGTGGCCATGGAGGCGTGTCCCATGTGGTTTCCCCAGAACGACAGCAAATAG